From the Solanum pennellii chromosome 4, SPENNV200 genome, one window contains:
- the LOC107017858 gene encoding 40S ribosomal protein S2-3-like, with protein MAERGGGERGGFGRGFGGRGGRGGDRGGRGRGGRRPRRETEEEKWVPVTKLGRLVKDGKIRSLEQIYLHSLPIKEFQIIDTLIGPSLKDEVMKIMPVQKQTRAGQRTRFKAFVVVGDGNGHVGLGVKCSKEVATAIRGGIILAKLSVIPVRRGYWGNKIGKPHTVPCKVTGKCGSVTVRMVPAPRGAGIVAARVPKKVLQFAGIEDVFTSSRGSTKTLGNFVKATFDCLMKTYGFLTPDFWKETRFTKSPFQEYFDILAKPANKVIVYATEEAAPERVEA; from the exons ATGGCGGAAAGAGGAGGAGGGGAGAGAGGTGGTTTCGGTCGTGGATTTGGAGGCCGTGGTGGTAGAGGTGGAGACCGCGGTGGACGGGGCCGTGGCGGCCGTCGTCCACGTCGTGAAACAGAGGAGGAGAAATGGGTTCCGGTCACTAAGTTAGGAAGGCTGGTGAAGGATGGCAAAATCCGCTCACTTGAGCAAATCTACCTTCACTCACTCCCAATCAAGGAGTTTCAAATCATCGATACCCTCATCGGTCCATCTCTCAAGGATGAGGTGATGAAAATCATGCCGGTTCAGAAGCAGACCCGTGCCGGACAGAGAACCAGGTTTAAGGCGTTTGTTGTTGTAGGTGACGGGAATGGTCACGTTGGTTTGGGTGTTAAGTGCTCGAAGGAAGTCGCTACTGCTATTCGTGGAGGAATTATATTGGCTAAACTATCAGTGATTCCAGTGAGGAGAGGTTACTGGGGTAACAAGATTGGTAAGCCACACACTGTGCCTTGCAAGGTTACAGGGAAATGTGGGTCTGTTACTGTGAGGATGGTGCCTGCTCCTCGTGGTGCTGGTATTGTTGCTGCTAGGGTCCCCAAGAAGGTCCTTCAGTTTGCTGGTATTGAAGATGTCTTCACATCTTCTCGCGGATCCACTAAAACCCTTGGCAACTTCGTTAAG GCTACCTTTGATTGTTTAATGAAGACTTACGGGTTCCTGACCCCAGACTTCTGGAAAGAGACTCGGTTCACCAAATCTCCATTCCAAGAGTACTTTGATATCTTGGCAAAACCTGCCAATAAGGTTATTGTCTACGCCACTGAAGAGGCAGCACCTGAGAGGGTTGAGGCTTGA
- the LOC107016231 gene encoding pentatricopeptide repeat-containing protein At3g26540 has protein sequence MGINAASVLNHIINGEPTTPCSSKGATSSQAKALTTTIINHLRLGRLGKAVSVLFSAPVPVHFALYAHLFRICASNKAIVEVRKVESHLVSFAPTPPVFLLNRAIEAYGKCGCLVDARELFDEMPKRDGGSWNAMVTAYSQNGYAGKALGLFSDMHKSGVFAAEVTFAGVLASCASTLALWLSRQVHALVLKYGFGGNVILGSSLVDVYGKCRRMGDARRMFDQIERPNAVTWNVIVRRYLEMGNGKETVFLFFKMICLNARPLTFTVSNALVACSSFRGFREGIQIHGLIIKINFEEDEVVSCSLIDVYAKCGDLVCARTIFDLLSTKNLIHWTSMVSGYAMSGKTRLAREIFDRMPERSVVSWNAMLAGYAHNSQWDEAMELINLMCNNMRDTDRVTVSLILNVSAGLSDLELGKQVHGYMYRHGFYSDLSVANALLDMYGKCGNLRKARAWFYEMSYFRDMVSWNALLSSYARHKMSEEALVIFWEMQQEVTPSKFTFATLLAVCANIFACEQGKQIHGFLIRNGYDLDIVIRGALVDMYSKCRLLEYALNVFIGTSVKDVVLWNSLMLGCYYNKKSEAILKLFELMKEDGVKPDSTTFQAVLLACISQGCVKMGRQYFNSLSQDYFIIPQLEHYESMIKLYGLHGFFDELEDFVEKMPFQPTAPMLARVFDSSKEYNNTRLGKWAVRHLNFLKD, from the coding sequence ATGGGTATAAACGCAGCTTCGGTCTTGAACCATATCATCAATGGCGAACCCACCACCCCTTGCAGCTCCAAAGGGGCAACATCTTCACAAGCGAAAGCCTTAACCACCACAATAATCAACCATCTTCGTTTGGGTCGACTTGGAAAAGCTGTCTCTGTTTTGTTCTCAGCTCCAGTTCCTGTCCATTTTGCTCTCTATGCTCATCTCTTCAGAATCTGTGCATCAAACAAGGCCATTGTTGAAGTCCGTAAAGTCGAGTCGCATTTGGTTAGTTTTGCACCAACCCCACCTGTATTCTTGCTTAATCGAGCTATTGAAGCTTATGGTAAATGCGGGTGTTTGGTTGATGCAAGAGAGCTGTTTGATGAAATGCCTAAAAGAGATGGTGGGTCTTGGAATGCTATGGTTACTGCTTATTCACAAAATGGGTATGCTGGGAAGGCGTTGGGTCTGTTTTCTGATATGCATAAGTCTGGGGTTTTTGCTGCTGAGGTTACTTTTGCGGGTGTTCTTGCTTCCTGTGCTTCTACCTTGGCGCTTTGGCTTTCTAGACAGGTGCATGCCCTTGTTTTGAAATATGGTTTTGGTGGTAATGTGATTTTAGGGAGTTCGCTTGTGGATGTGTATGGGAAGTGTAGGAGAATGGGGGATGCACGGAGAATGTTTGATCAAATTGAGAGGCCAAATGCTGTTACTTGGAATGTGATTGTTAGGAGGTATCTTGAGATGGGTAATGGAAAAGAGACTGTTTTTctgtttttcaaaatgatttgtCTTAATGCGAGGCCGCTGACATTTACAGTCTCAAATGCTCTAGTTGCTTGTTCTAGTTTTAGAGGATTTCGTGAAGGAATTCAAATTCATGGATTAATTATCAAGATTAATTTTGAAGAGGACGAGGTGGTCTCGTGCTCTCTAATTGATGTGTATGCCAAATGTGGGGATTTAGTGTGTGCTCGAACAATTTTTGACCTGTTATCCACTAAAAACTTGATTCATTGGACTTCTATGGTGTCAGGATATGCCATGAGCGGGAAAACCAGGCTAGCAAGGGAGATTTTTGATAGGATGCCTGAACGCAGTGTAGTTTCATGGAATGCAATGCTAGCAGGATATGCACATAATTCACAATGGGATGAAGCAATGGAGTTAATCAATTTAATGTGCAATAATATGAGGGACACTGATCGTGTGACTGTAAGTTTGATCCTGAATGTTTCTGCAGGGCTCTCAGATCTTGAATTGGGGAAGCAGGTTCATGGATACATGTATAGGCACGGTTTCTACTCCGACTTGAGTGTTGCTAATGCGCTTCTTGATATGTATGGGAAATGTGGGAACTTGAGAAAGGCTAGAGCATGGTTTTACGAAATGAGTTATTTCCGAGATATGGTTTCTTGGAATGCTTTGTTGAGTAGCTATGCTCGTCATAAGATGAGTGAAGAAGCTTTAGTAATTTTCTGGGAAATGCAACAAGAGGTGACACCTAGTAAATTCACTTTCGCTACTCTCTTGGCAGTTTGTGCAAATATTTTTGCTTGTGAACAAGGTAAACAAATCCATGGGTTTTTGATTAGAAATGGTTATGATTTGGACATCGTTATCAGAGGAGCTTTGGTTGATATGTATTCCAAATGTCGTTTACTTGAGTATGCACTGAATGTTTTCATTGGGACTTCTGTGAAAGATGTTGTTCTCTGGAATTCTCTGATGCTTGGATgttattataacaaaaaaagtGAAGCAATATTAAAATTGTTTGAGTTGATGAAGGAGGATGGAGTGAAGCCAGATAGTACAACCTTCCAAGCTGTACTGCTTGCATGTATTTCTCAGGGTTGTGTGAAAATGGGTAGACAGTATTTCAATTCACTGAGtcaagattattttattataccACAATTGGAGCATTACGAATCCATGATAAAGCTATATGGTCTGCATGGATTCTTTGATGAGCTTGAAGATTTTGTTGAGAAGATGCCATTTCAACCCACAGCCCCTATGTTAGCAAGAGTTTTTGACTCTTCCAAAGAATACAATAACACAAGGTTAGGAAAATGGGCTGTCAGACATCTTAATTTTCTGAAGGACTGA
- the LOC107016287 gene encoding LOW QUALITY PROTEIN: pentatricopeptide repeat-containing protein At1g43980, mitochondrial (The sequence of the model RefSeq protein was modified relative to this genomic sequence to represent the inferred CDS: inserted 1 base in 1 codon) — MIILATSLYYYIVRLVVHTCSLSSCSVVSIXFRSCMYPFVQKVYKYHTQSFSFYSRLITHCFSFTSLQILHGKLIKLGFNKNTFLGNCSLDLYSKFGTKIDAFKVFDEIPYKNVVSWNIWLKVLVQSGDVHSARQLFDEMPDRDVVSWNSMISGYGLFENAFGVFLEMQKYGITPSGYTYSILVSYVEFAFHGKEIHGNMLRNGVDLSNVVVGNSLIDMYGKLGLVDYATAVFLAMETVDVISWNSLISGCCKSGYEDTALSYFSLMRACRYSPDEFTMSSVLIGCSNLRSLEKGKQILCLCIKMGFLCNTIVSSAAIDLFSNCNSIEDSARIFKYSNIWDIALCNSMISSYALNNFEENALRLFFLTLRKNIRPTEFTLSCILSCTTTFPVDLGIQAHSLVIKLGFVSDPVVSTSLVDMYCKYGLIDSATNTFNDLLTRDLISWNTIIFGLAINGEPTKSLSLYYELLELGGRPDRITLTALLLACSYGGFFDEGISIFSSMEEEYGIAPGIEHYTCVVGMMTRAGKLKEAGDILQNMPHEPNSEMWESILLACDIYGDLKATEKVAGKIMELAPESSLPYLVLAQVYESRGRWESLVRVRKEMKERIENKVASYSWISVRSSVIMFQANQILSCGSKDIGIYSTLRLLTEDTWDKSLCQSVATGSNSC, encoded by the exons ATGATAATACTTGCGACGAGTCTTTACTACTATATAGTAAGATTAGTAGTACATACCTGCTCTTTGTCTTCTTGTTCAGTAGTTTCCA TTTTTAGGAGCTGTATGTACCCTTTTGTACAAAAAGTTTACAAATACCACACACAGTCATTTTCATTCTATTCTCGTCTCATAACCCACTGCTTCTCATTCACTTCTTTGCAAATACTTCATGGGAAATTGATTAAACTTGGTTTCAACAAGAATACCTTTTTGGGTAATTGTTCTCTTGATTTGTATAGCAAGTTTGGTACAAAAATTGATGCTTTTAAAGTCTTTGATGAAATACCATACAAGAATGTTGTGTCCTGGAATATATGGTTGAAGGTGCTAGTTCAGTCAGGTGATGTGCATTCTGCACGACAATTGTTTGATGAAATGCCTGACAGAGATGTTGTGAGTTGGAATTCCATGATTTCGGGGTATGGGTTGTTTGAGAATGCTTTTGGTGTTTTCTTGGAAATGCAAAAGTATGGTATTACGCCTAGTGGATATACTTACTCGATATTGGTTTCGTATGTAGAGTTTGCTTTCCATGGCAAGGAGATACATGGAAATATGCTAAGGAATGGTGTGGATTTGTCTAATGTAGTGGTTGGGAATTCACTGATTGATATGTATGGAAAGCTTGGCTTAGTAGACTATGCTACTGCTGTGTTTTTAGCCATGGAGACAGTGGATGTTATTTCATGGAACTCATTGATTTCGGGCTGTTGTAAATCAGGGTATGAAGATACAGCTCTgtcttatttttctttgatgagAGCTTGCAGATATTCACCGGATGAGTTCACAATGTCATCAGTGCTTATTGGCTGTTCTAACTTGCGCAGTTTGGAGAAGGGTAAGCAAATATTATGTCTTTGCATAAAGATGGGATTTTTGTGCAACACGATTGTTTCAAGTGCGGCAATTGACTTGTTTTCTAACTGCAACAGTATTGAGGATTCAGCTCGTATATTCAAGTATTCAAATATTTGGGATATAGCTCTGTGCAATTCAATGATTTCGAGCTATGCACTGAACAATTTCGAAGAAAACGCCTTGCGGCTATTTTTCCTAACTTTGAGGAAAAATATTAGACCTACTGAGTTTACACTCAGCTGCATTCTTAGCTGTACTACAACCTTCCCTGTGGATCTGGGGATTCAAGCTCATTCATTGGTCATCAAGTTAGGCTTTGTATCAGATCCTGTTGTTTCCACTTCTCTTGTAGATATGTACTGTAAATATGGATTGATTGATTCTGCCACAAATACTTTCAATGACCTACTAACAAGAGATTTAATATCGTGGAACACCATAATCTTTGGGCTGGCGATCAATGGTGAACCTACCAAATCACTCAGCCTTTATTATGAACTACTTGAACTAGGTGGTCGACCAGATCGAATAACATTGACTGCGCTTCTGTTAGCTTGCAGTTATGGTGGATTTTTCGATGAAGgtatatctattttttcttcaatggaAGAGGAATATGGAATTGCACCTGGCATTGAGCACTACACTTGTGTTGTGGGCATGATGACCAGGGCTGGTAAACTTAAAGAAGCCGGTGATATATTACAAAATATGCCTCATGAGCCCAACAGTGAAATGTGGGAATCAATACTTCTTGCTTGTGATATTTATGGGGACTTAAAAGCAACTGAAAAGGTTGCAGGGAAGATAATGGAGTTAGCACCAGAATCATCTCTGCCGTATTTGGTGCTAGCGCAAGTATACGAGTCCAGGGGAAGATGGGAGAGCCTTGTTCGGGTCAGGAAGGAGATGAAAGAGAGAATAGAAAACAAAGTAGCTAGTTACAGTTGGATTAGTGTACGCAGCAGTGTAATCATGTTCCAAGCAAACCAAATTCTTAGTTGTGGTAGTAAGGACATCGGCATTTATTCAACGTTGAGGCTATTGACAGAGGATACATGGGATAAAAGTTTATGCCAATCAGTTGCAACTGGGAGTAATAGCTGCTAA